CTACACGCTGCCCCTGGGCTTCGGAATGTTCCTGTCTCTAAATGGGGGCCtccacgtcctaatccctggactccgtgaatgtgaccttatttgcagAAAGGGTCTCTGCAGATATATGACAAATCTTGAGATGAGGTCCTCCTGGATTAGCTGGGTGGGTCCCAAATCCAATGACAGATATCCTTACAGGAGACAGGAgaggagacacagacacagaggaggaggCGAAAGATTTGACCGGACACATCGCCCAGGAAGATATGAGTGTGGCTGACAAGGATGctaaaaggtgctcaacatcattagtcatcagggaaatgcaaatcaaaaccaacgTGATACCACTTCATGCCCACCAGGAGGCCTAGAATAAAAAAGATGGACAAAAACAAGTGTTGGGGACGACATGGAAAATTGGACCCCTCATACAGTGCTGGTGCGAAGGTAGCATGATGcgactgctttggaaaacagttgaaCATACAGTTATcacgtgacccagcaattccactcctagctatatacccaagagaaaggaaaacatctgTCCACACAAAAGCTTGCACacagatgttcacagcagctttatttgtgaAGGCCAAAACCTGGAaacgacccaaatgtccatcagcaggcattgtggtccatccacacaatggaatagtactcagcaatAGAAAACGAAGGATTGATATACACACGACAACCCGGATGAACTTCAAAATCATTATACTAAGAGGCCAGGCAAGAAGAGtgcatactgcatgattccattaacacagaattctagaaaaggcaaactaATGTGTACTGATAGAAAGGGCAGTGCTTGTGGGGATGcggtggggggaggaaggggcaggaaggagggtgCACCCGGGGGGCAAGGCAACTTTCCAGGGTGATGGGCGTATGTTTactgtcttcattgctgtgatgGTTTTACAGGTGGATACCTGTCAAAACTCATCcaattgtacaatttaaatatgtgcagtttctTGTACACCAATTATACGTCTATAAGGCTGTCAAGAAAGATGAAGAATCAGCAGCCTTCAAATCCTGGAGGGCCCCTGTGTTGTGAAGTCATGCACACACTGAGGCTAGCATAAGAGAAAACGATCTAAGTTTTCCAGATATTTCTCATAACTCCCAGGGCAAGTGGGAGTTCCCCAAAGTGCCATTTGAGGCTGCTCATGTCAAAGCATCATGAGTGGTGGGCTGCTGCCATTCATTCCCATAGGTGAACACCCAATGAGCATCAGAACTGTCTAGATGACTTTAGTGTGTACACTTGGTGGTCATCCATGTGTAAATTCACACACTCCAGCAGTTATCATCTACGTCAACTTTTTTCCTCCTTGATCTCAGAATaattctttcatgttttaaaaaaaattgctcctCCTCAGGAACCAGCTAGAGACCAAACTTCTTCATCTGGCATCCCTAGTTCTCTGCCCTCTGGTTCTAATGACCTTTTACCCTATAACTGCCCTACACAAAGCCCTCCGCCCTTCTAGGGTTCCTGAAAGCACCACACGCTCCCTGTGCTTTACTCCAACCCACTGGAAGTCCCTCGACCTCTGCTTCCTGTCCTGAGAGTTCACCTGCTACTTATCCCTACCCTGACCTCGAGATGGCGTGTTACCCCTTGCTACCTAACCAGGCGTAGACTTAGCAGCCCCAACTGAAAGCCACTGTGTCCCGCCACTGAGGAAGGGAGTGAAGGTGGGGGGGATCCTGGCAGCTTCACAAAGCAGAGCAAGTCTTGAAGGCAATCTAAGCAAAGGTTCTAAGACACCATCCATGCTGTTTCAGGGTGGCAGCCCTTGGTCCCCGTGCAGCTCCACTTCAAGGGTTCCCGCCTTCCCTTTGCAGGGGCCAAGGGGCGCCCAGACATGCTCCCTCGGCTTCCCCCCCACGTCTAGGTCAGTGGCCTTTCCTGAGACCTTTCACCCAATTGCTAGCCTTTACTTTAAACCACAGTAGATGCCGTCTCCACCAGAGGGTGCCGTTCAAGGCCAACACCCAGACCTTCCTTATTTGTCTGCACCCAAAGTAAATGAATTCAGTTGGGACAGTTTAACAGTTACGTGAAGATACTGACACAGCACTTAAACAGCTCTTGAAAAGCGTCCAAAGTTTCAAAGAGTGAATGATGTGCTTTGGGTCCAGCATCCTGCAAGTTCACCTCTGGAGCGGAAGCCCAGTCCAGAAGTGTGAAGGGGCTGGCATCCAGGGacgttgtggtggtggtgggggggcctGGAAAGCAGACAGGACATCCCCCAAGAGTCTCAGCTTTTATACTCCAGTCGTCGTCAGAAAGCAAGTGCGGGCCACCATCACAGTCCCCCACCCTGCCTGGTGGGAGCCCAATTTCACTGTAGAGGGAAAAATGCAAGCATCCTCTCCAGACACTCTCTGGCTGATTCCACGCAACACCCGTTCAGTTTCTGTTGCACATCTGATTGATGACcacatctaaaagaaaatgacacTCAAAACTGCATCAGAGTGAACATCTAATGATCAGGAGTGAGCTTAGATGGAGAACGGACAAACCAAAGATGCATTACTATTATAAATGTCATGTATCTGGGTAAGCATTTGGAGACCTTGGAGCCTTTCAGGGCACTCCGAGACCGGAGTGCAGGTGCCTGGCATCTCTCCCGGAAAGTCCACTTTCTGTTGAAAGCACTGGACATCACGACCCCCGCCCCCAGTATCTAGTCATTTCTGGGTGGGTCCAAGGTTAAAAAAAGGCACTCACGTTAAAAATCGACTTAGCTTACCCAGTAGAACCAATGGGATGATGCTATGTTGGGGAGATACAACTCTTCTTTATTAAAAGTTGGTTACTGACTGGCCCATAAGAGCGAAGCTGTTCACTTCCTAGAGCGATGGAAATGGGCAGCAGTGCGCATGGATCTATGCTCTTACCAGGGCCTGTCACGTAGCAATTGCTGCCCCAATCCTGGGCAGCTCCGGCTGAACAAAAAAGACACCGGAGCCCAAGCACAAGGCCTCAGGCACCGTCCCCTGCCCTGCGTGGGGACTGGTCTACTGAAGCCCTGCTGCCTGAGCAAACATTGTGGGCAACTCAAACACATGCTTCCCAGCTACCTTATCATGGATTTCAAAGCCACCACTCCTAATACTTCTTTTTCTATCGGAAAACCCAAGGTTGCAGATACTTTCCACTGCCACAAGCTAAGGCTGGAGCCGACTGTGGTCTAGAGCCTGAGTTCAATGTGCTAAGGGGGCAACACTCATTTCACAAGTATTTACTAAGTGCCAAGCTCTGGGCTCCAAGACACCGTGACAGGCAGAGCACAAGGAGGCTATGAAACAAGAGCAAGTTACAACTCTGGAACTTTCCATAAGTCACAAGTGTGTACAGTCATtttaatatatctatataaaactTCTCCATCTATATAAAACTCCTcgatctctatctctgtctctctcacttctGGAGTTGTCCTAGCAGTTGGAGCTCCAAGCAGCATGCGCAGAAGGAGCCCTGTATTTCCAGGCTTTCCCACACCCTCCTGATGGTGTCTGGCCCTCCCCTGTCTGGCAGGGAAAGTGCACTCTTCTCAAAGGCCCAGTGGGGGGCCTCCATCACATCCACCTGCCCTCGGGCAGCCTGTGGCGGTGGTGAAGGGGGCTGGAAGGAGGTGGCGAGCCAACTGGGACACCGGGCTGACAACGGCAAGCAGCAGAACTCCTGGTCCCAGCTCTGGGGACAGTGTGAGCAGGACAGGATGGAACCTGCCAGCAGCTGCCCCCCAGGCGGCACGAGGTCTCCCTGGAGAGTATCCCATGGCCTGCAGTAAAGTGCCATTTGAAGGGTCCACCCTGTCCCTATGGGGCTAAGGCCGGGGGCGGGGGAGTGAGAAGAGGGGCCAGCCCACTAACTGGTGTCAGTCCTGGGGCGGCTCCCTCTCTCCTGCCTGAGGCCTTCTCAGAGAGTTGGACAGATTCTTATTTAAGGAGTGATTACCTGACGCTTCCGTATGGCAAAAATCTCTATTTTTGACTTACATTACCCCTGAAGGcaaaaatattcaaagcaaccGAACctctaatattttaagaaatgtcaCATGAAAGAGAGCTGAGGAGAGAGAGCCATTACGGGGCACGCTCTGTGCAAATTCCTAACCCGGCCGCTTTCCTCCTGATTGGCACCAGCCGCAAGGGACGGCTGCTGCAGGGGGAGCAGCTAACTTTGGAGCTTTAGGCactgagggtggggagaaggggcagAGAGGCCAGTGCGGCCTTTGCAGGCAGGGTCTGAAGGCAGCAGGTGGGGTGAGCCCAGGGGCTCAGGGTGCGGGGAGAAGACCAAAGGCAGCAGGGCAGCTGGTGGCAGTTGGGAGGGACCAGAGCCAAAGGGCTCCTCTCTTGGGGCGGAGCAGCGGAGAGTCTCCAGGCCTCATCCTCTCCGCAGGGCCCAGGCCAGCCATCCGGCAGAATCCCGAGCTCCCAGAAGATGGGGTCTGGTGCTGCTCCTCCCAGAAACAAGGTGTCCTGTGCCTTCCCGCCAAGGAGATGGCACCCTCCAGGGGCTGCCGAGGCAGGCACGTGCAGTTGCCTGAGTCCTTTTTCAGACCATTTCTTGATGAATTTTAGGTGATGTCACAGTCCAGCCACAGCCTCGCTGTGGAGCCCACAAATTTTGAATGCCCTCAGGTCCCTCCCACTATTAAGCTATTAAAGGATTAAAGTGCTTTTCGTGTCTTCTACCTGGAAATGCTAACAAGTCTTTGGGTGAAGTGAAGGCCCCCACGAGAGGAGATGGGCCACTCCTCCCTAATTCAAGGCACccgctccctcccacccacagcaCACAGGCCCCAGGCACGGGGGGCAAGAGCAGTTTCAGCGGCTCCAGGGAGGAATACAAATGTGCGTGCACCTTGGCGGCACACACACACCCGTGCGCACCGCACAGGAGCCGGCACCGGCGCAGTGGCCCGTCTGCCTGCGGCGCACTCGGTGCTTCAATCGCAGCATCATCAACGAGCAAAGGGAGGGGGACGAGGTGGGGAAGGTGGGCCTCATTTTAAAGCCAGCCCTTCCACGGTGCACCCCGTCAGAAGGAGCTGGGGGCAGTGACGTGGGCGGAGTCTGGAGGGAGTTTCTCGTCCTCAGGGCGGGGCTCCGCAGTGGCTCTCCAGAGGGCCAGGCAGGCCGGCGCCTTTTCTGAGTTGCTCCCCTCCGAGAGCTTCCTTCCGCGGTGAGTTTTCGGCTTCCAGCCGAGCTGCGGTTTCCCTTTGGAAGCCTGGCCGCAGTGGCCGCAGGCGCTGGGCCGCAGGCTGCCGTGGGTGCGCCGGTGCTCCAGGAGGACGGAGCCGCTGCGGAACGCCCTCCTGTAGTCTTGACACTTGTAGGGTCTCTCCTCGCTGTGCACCACCTGGTGCTTGAAGAGGTTGGATCGCCGGCTGAAGGTCTTCCCGCACTCGCTGCACTCATAGGGCTTCTCGCCGCTGTGCACCCGCCGGTGCTGGCTGAGGCCCGAGCGCCCCCGGAAGGCCTTCCCACACTCCTTGCACTCGAATGGCTTCTCCCCACTGTGGATGCGCTGGTGGTGAATGAGCTGGGAGATGCCCTTGAAGGCTTTCGGGCACTGGCTGCACACGTAGGGCTTCTCGCCGCTGTGTGTGCGCTGGTGCTCGATGAGGTTGGAGCTCCTGCTGAAGGCCTTGCTGCACACACTGCACGTGTAGGGCCGCTCGCCGCTGTGGATGCGCTGGTGCTCAAGGAGCGCAAAGCTGCGCCGGAAGAGTTTCCCGCACTCGCCACACTCGTAGGGCTTCTCACCACTGTGGATGATCTGGTGCTTGATGAGGTTGGAGCTCCGTGTGAAAGTCTTCCCGCACTCGCCGCACGCATAGGGCTTCTCACCGCTGTGGATGCGTTGGTGCTCCAGGAGCGCGAAGCTGCGCCGGAAGAGTTTCCCGCACTCACCGCACTCATAGGGCTTCTCGCCACTGTGGATGATCCGGTGCTTGATGAGGTTGGAGCTCCGGCTGAAGGATTTGCCACACTGCTGACACAGGAACTGTTTCTCTGCACCTTTGGAACCCTGCTGCCTTAGAACCAAATCCTGCCTACCTCTGCAACTACTTCTCTGTATCTCTCTTTCCTCACCTGGCGAGCTGCCTTGGCCTTTCTCCCTGGGAGGGTCACCCCTGCTGAAACCTGTCTGTGGACAATAAGCATGTTTCCATCTGTGCTCAAGTGTTTCCTCTGACGGCCCGGCTACCTGGCCCTTGTTGCCACCCTGAAGGTCAGCCCCTGCGAGTTCTTCTggacaatttttcttctttgaaattatCGGTTTGCTCTTCATCCTGTCACCTGTAAAGACAGAGAGCACCAACCAGTGTCACTCCCTCCCTGGGTCTCTATTTAGCTTTGTTCttcaccctcaccctcactccAAGGCTGAGAAGAGCTGAATCAGGAGTTGAGGACGAGGGAGAAGAAGCAAGATAACCGTCAGCAGACAGGAGGGCAAGAGGGGAGGAGATGGCAACAAGCTGGAAATGTCAGAGCTGGTGTGAGACAGGGGACTCCATGACAGATTTAAATCTGCCACGAAAGAGAATGTCCCACCCAGAGTGGCCATGCCACTCTCCATCAGCCGCTGCTCTTTGCCAATGACTTAGGCAAGCCGACAAAGTGGCCCTCACTCACCTGCCTGCATCCCTGTGGTGGTCCCCATCCTGTGGACGTCTGCTACCCAGGGCCCCTCTCCTCGCTCTAGCCGGGAGACCAGGTGAGGCTTGGAGGATGAAAACCCTGTCCATGGAAAGGAAGCAGGTTAGTCACTCCTGGACTCAGTCCAGCATTAGTATCTTCAGGAACAGAGAATGAAGAACTCTCTAGAAAGTGCCACTGGGAAGGTCCAGAGAAACGGCAGAGTCCCTCTAAGGAAGCAAGGCGCTCTGAGCGTACAGGGGCCAGGCATGCACGGTGAATCTTAAGTAGGTGGTGATTCAGCCCAAGAGGATAATGATGTTATTATTTGGCCTGCAGGACGGGCTGGCTTGTGGGAAATGGGGGATCAGTGTGGAGACCCTGAAGGACGAACAGAGAGTTGGAGCAAGGCCTCAGGGAGTATCAAGAAGCAGACAGAGCTGAAGGGCT
Above is a window of Mesoplodon densirostris isolate mMesDen1 chromosome X, mMesDen1 primary haplotype, whole genome shotgun sequence DNA encoding:
- the ZFP92 gene encoding zinc finger protein 92 homolog — translated: MGTTTGMQAGDRMKSKPIISKKKNCPEELAGADLQGGNKGQVAGPSEETLEHRWKHAYCPQTGFSRGDPPREKGQGSSPGEEREIQRSSCRGRQDLVLRQQGSKGAEKQFLCQQCGKSFSRSSNLIKHRIIHSGEKPYECGECGKLFRRSFALLEHQRIHSGEKPYACGECGKTFTRSSNLIKHQIIHSGEKPYECGECGKLFRRSFALLEHQRIHSGERPYTCSVCSKAFSRSSNLIEHQRTHSGEKPYVCSQCPKAFKGISQLIHHQRIHSGEKPFECKECGKAFRGRSGLSQHRRVHSGEKPYECSECGKTFSRRSNLFKHQVVHSEERPYKCQDYRRAFRSGSVLLEHRRTHGSLRPSACGHCGQASKGKPQLGWKPKTHRGRKLSEGSNSEKAPACLALWRATAEPRPEDEKLPPDSAHVTAPSSF